A single Mangifera indica cultivar Alphonso chromosome 20, CATAS_Mindica_2.1, whole genome shotgun sequence DNA region contains:
- the LOC123204410 gene encoding serine/threonine-protein kinase MARK2-like, whose protein sequence is MEQFRQVGEVIGSLNALMVLKEDIRINKRQCCLLLDMFNLAFSTIAEGIKLFLKSEEKNTKWRALEQPLRELHKVIKEGELYVRQCLDDKDWWGKAITLHQNRDCVEFHIHNLLCYFPAVIEAIEAAGEISGLDPDEMQRRRVALARKYDREWNDPKLFHLKFGKEYLIPREICSRFESSWKEDRWLLIEELKQKRRLGSVVLTKNEQRLVDMLLKKLDEPEDCKGQLFPTSTLLGGKDYQVRRRIGGGGQYKEIIWLGNGFAIRQFYGEIDESLNSEIANLLSISHPNIVQYLCGFYDEEKKEIVLVMELLSKDLCLYMRETFGSKRRSSFSLPIVVDLMLQIARGMEFLHSQRIYHGELNPSKIFLKPRISTEGYFHVKVSGFGLPSVKSYASQRSVPPPLSNQHVADPCIWFAPEVLAEQEEGGTLIYKYSEKADVYSFGMLCFELLTGKVPFEDGHLQGDKMVRNIRAGERPLFPSGYPKYIVNLTKKCWHPTPSQRPSFSSICRILRYIKKSLVMNPEHAQSEFQSPLADYYDIEAGFLRKFVLERSYDEISITQIPFQLFSYRISEKEKAILNNKDTHLELGSDAVSICKDRCASVDAIMLANEMASDVKSVCFDMRSVYTEIPGKNVSQFDTRSVHSEAPRKKISSSEFRPFSPEFPSKNASRWIASRALANNFPSPDTKSVDSKTTEKTVSGPETKSGTFNAQDKKISSSDTKSACSRKMENQVKVVKKATYIKVKKSAGTGVPKAQPARPNVKAQTQKESPAETQSPKPSPMQSPRSTTSTTTPRSTTSLTKKWSPRSPFIAGGCSFKIGQEIKSPLSTRTWRSLANSSKSSTA, encoded by the exons ATGGAACAATTCAGGCAGGTTGGAGAGGTTATAGGAAGCTTGAATGCTCTAATGGTGTTGAAAGAGGACATCCGAATCAATAAACGGCAGTGCTGTTTACTTCTAGACATGTTCAATTTAGCCTTCTCTACCATTGCAGAGGGCATCAAGCTTTTCCTGAAATCAGAAGAGAAAAACACCAAGTGGAGAGCTCTTGAACAGCCCTTGAGAGAGCTTCATAAGGTGATTAAAGAAGGAGAACTCTATGTCAGACAATGCTTGGATGACAAAGACTGGTGGGGCAAAGCCATTACTCTTCATCAGAACAGAGATTGCGTTGAATTTCATATTCACAATTTGCTGTGCTACTTCCCCGCTGTGATTGAGGCCATTGAAGCAGCCGGTGAAATTTCAGGGCTTGACCCAGATGAAATGCAAAGAAGGAGAGTGGCACTTGCAAGAAAATATGACAGGGAATGGAATGACCCGAAACTTTTCCATTTGAAATTCGGGAAGGAATATTTGATCCCTCGAGAAATTTGCAGTCGTTTTGAAAGTTCCTGGAAAGAAGATAGATGGCTTCTTATTGAAGAACTCAAGCAGAAGAGAAGATTGGGATCTGTTGTTTTAACAAAGAATGAGCAGCGGCTTGTAGACATGCTACTCAAGAAACTAGATGAACCAGAGGATTGTAAAGGGCAACTCTTTCCTACTTCAACTTTGTTAGGAGGGAAGGATTACCAAGTAAGAAGGCGGATAGGTGGAGGAGGCCAGTATAAGGAAATTATATGGTTGGGGAATGGTTTTGCCATAAGGCAATTTTATGGTGAGATTGATGAATCATTAAATTCTGAAATTGCTAATCTTCTCTCAATATCCCACCCCAACATTGTGCAGTATCTTTGTGGGTTTTAtgatgaagagaagaaagaaattgttcTTGTTATGGAGTTGCTTAGCAAGGATCTATGCTTGTACATGAGGGAAACTTTTGGCTCAAAGAGGCGAAGTTCATTTTCCCTTCCTATTGTGGTTGATCTTATGCTTCAGATTGCAAGAGGTATGGAGTTTCTTCATTCACAAAGGATTTATCATGGTGAattaaatccttcaaaaattttcCTCAAACCAAGGATTTCAACGGAAGGCTATTTTCATGTAAAAGTTTCTGGTTTTGGTTTGCCTTCTGTTAAAAGTTATGCATCTCAACGCTCAGTCCCACCGCCACTGTCAAACCAACATGTAGCAGACCCTTGTATTTGGTTCGCCCCTGAAGTTCTAGCTGAGCAAGAGGAGGGAGGTACCTTGATTTATAAGTATTCAGAGAAGGcagatgtttatagttttggaatGCTTTGTTTTGAGCTTTTAACCGGGAAAGTTCCTTTTGAAGATGGACATCTTCAAGGAGACAAAATGGTAAGAAATATAAGAGCAGGAGAAAGGCCACTTTTCCCATCAGGTTATCCAAAATATATTGTCAACCTAACCAAAAAATGTTGGCATCCAACTCCTTCTCAGCGCCCAAGTTTCTCATCGATTTGTCGAATTTTACGTTACATCAAGAAGTCCCTTGTGATGAACCCAGAACATGCTCAGTCTGAGTTTCAATCCCCACTTGCAGATTATTATGACATAGAGGCAGGATTTTTGAGGAAGTTTGTGTTGGAGAGGAGTTATGATGAGATATCTATCACACAAATCCCATTTCAATTGTTTTCTTATAGGATATCAGAAAAAGAGAAGGCTATTTTGAACAATAAAGATACGCATTTAGAATTAGGTAGTGATGCAGTCTCAATCTGCAAAGATCGTTGTGCTTCTGTAGATGCAATTATGTTAGCAAATGAAATGGCTTCTGATGTGAAGTCAGTCTGCTTTGATATGAGATCTGTTTACACAGAGATTCCGGGCAAAAATGTTTCTCAATTTGATACGAGGTCAGTTCATTCTGAGGCTCCAAGGAAGAAAATTTCTAGTTCTGAATTTAGGCCATTTTCTCCTGAGTTTCCATCCAAGAATGCTTCAAGATGGATTGCAAGCAGGGCTCTGGCAAATAACTTTCCTAGTCCTGATACCAAGTCAGTTGATTCCAAGACAACAGAAAAGACCGTTTCGGGTCCTGAAACGAAGTCAGGTACTTTCAACGCTCAGGACAAGAAAATTTCGAGTTCTGATACAAAGTCAGCTTGTTCCAGGAAGATGGAAAATCAAGTTAAAGTGGTCAAGAAAGCcacatatataaaagtaaaaaaatctgCAG GCACAGGGGTACCAAAAGCACAACCAGCAAGACCGAATGTGAAAGCACAAACACAAAAAGAATCACCAGCAGAAACGCAGTCACCAAAACCATCACCGATGCAATCACCCAGATCAACAACGTCAACAACAACACCACGATCAACAACATCATTGACAAAAAAGTGGTCACCAAGGTCACCATTTATAGCAGGAGGGTGTAGTTTTAAGATAGGCCAAGAGATCAAGAGTCCTTTAAGCACCAGAACATGGAGATCATTGGCTAATTCCTCCAAGTCTTCCACAGCATAG
- the LOC123204033 gene encoding CMP-sialic acid transporter 1-like, protein MQWYFVATLLTILTSSQGILTTLSQSHGGYKYDYATVPFLAEVFKLVVSSFLLWREIQTSSPRMTTDWKSVRLFPIPSIIYLIHNNVQFATLTYVDTSTYQIMGNLKIVTTGILFRVFLRRKLSNLQWMAIVLLAVGTTTSQVKGCGEASCDSLFSAPIQGYMLGILSACLSALAGVYTEFLMKKNNDSLYWQNVQLYTFGSIFNMFRLLMDDFRGGFEKGPWWQRLFNGYSIITWMVVLNLGSTGLLVSWLMKYADNIVKVYSTSMAMLLTMLSSIYLFNFMPTLQLFLGIIICMMSLHMYFAPPSMLVDVPSTVKAVPDNLREITVHRRTDA, encoded by the exons ATGCAGTGGTACTTCGTCGCGACTCTTCTCACTATTCTTACTAGTTCTCAG GGAATTTTGACAACTCTCTCTCAAAGTCATGGAGGGTATAAGTATGATTATGCTACTGTTCCATTTCTTGCTGAAGTTTTCAAG TTGGTGGTTTCTAGTTTTCTTCTTTGGAGAGAGATCCAGACATCTTCTCCAAGGATGACAACAGACTGGAAAAGTGTCCGCTTGTTTCCCATTCCATCTATCATATATCTGATTCACAATAATGTTCAGTTTGCTACACTGACTTATGTTGACACTTCCACTTATCAGATCATGGGTAATCTGAAGATTGTCACGACTGGCATATTATTCAG ggtaTTCTTGAGGAGAAAACTCTCTAATCTCCAATGGATGGCTATTGTGCTATTAGCTGTTGGAACAACCACAAGCCAG GTTAAAGGTTGTGGAGAAGCTTCATGCGATTCTTTATTTTCAGCACCAATCCAAGGGTATATGTTGGGTATCCTGTCTGCTTGCCTATCAGCATTAGCAGGTGTTTATACAGAGTTTCTgatgaagaagaataatgaTAGCTTGTATTGGCAGAATGTACAATTGTATAC GTTTGgttctatttttaatatgttcCGGCTTCTAATGGATGACTTCAGAGGAGGGTTTGAAAAGGGACCTTGGTGGCAACGCCTTTTTAATGGATATAGTATTATAACTTGGATGGTTGTTTTGAACCTTGGATCCACCGGATTGTTGGTGTCATGGTTGATGAAGTATGCTGACAATATTGTAAAG GTTTATTCCACCTCAATGGCAATGCTGCTAACAATGCTTTCATCTATATACCTTTTCAATTTTATGCCTACATTACAG CTTTTCTTGGGCATTATTATTTGCATGATGTCTCTGCACATGTATTTTGCTCCTCCAAGCATGCTTGTAGATGTACCTTCAACTGTGAAAGCAGTTCCGGACAACCTAAGGGAAATTACTGTCCATCGAAGAACAGATGCCTAA